A window from Methanobrevibacter sp. encodes these proteins:
- the rnp3 gene encoding ribonuclease P protein component 3: MFYDLNIKGSSLENNLKLANEASLYGWNHINFSYSPDEFLNAFEFKNDLEELLSDKIGFDYTLEINSSNVNEIRKYANRFRDKSSCISVIGGDLKVNRAVLENIKIDVLSRPYFRRYDSGLNHVLAKEALKNNVAIELCFKDVLRSYLSPRSKIISNFKDIYRLYRKFDFPLILSSRAESVFDIKTTHDFAAVFKQTGLTDSEINKSFENAAGILEFNRNRKNMILKGVRRINDEA, from the coding sequence ATGTTTTATGATTTAAATATTAAAGGAAGTAGCTTGGAAAACAATCTTAAACTGGCTAATGAGGCTTCTCTTTATGGTTGGAATCATATTAATTTTTCATACAGTCCTGATGAATTTTTAAATGCTTTTGAGTTTAAAAATGATTTGGAGGAATTGTTGAGTGATAAGATAGGTTTTGATTACACTTTGGAGATTAATTCCTCAAACGTTAATGAAATTAGGAAATATGCTAACAGATTTAGAGATAAATCTTCCTGTATTTCTGTTATCGGAGGGGATTTGAAGGTAAATAGGGCAGTATTGGAAAACATAAAAATCGATGTTTTATCAAGGCCTTACTTTAGAAGATATGATTCCGGCTTAAATCATGTACTTGCAAAAGAGGCTCTAAAAAATAATGTGGCTATTGAATTATGCTTTAAAGATGTTTTAAGAAGTTATCTGTCTCCCAGGTCAAAAATCATTTCTAATTTTAAAGATATTTATAGATTATATAGGAAATTTGATTTCCCTTTGATACTCTCTTCAAGAGCCGAATCAGTATTTGATATTAAAACCACCCATGATTTTGCAGCTGTTTTTAAACAGACCGGTTTGACAGATTCAGAGATTAATAAGTCATTTGAAAATGCGGCAGGTATACTGGAATTTAATCGGAATAGGAAAAACATGATTTTAAAGGGAGTAAGGAGGATTAATGATGAAGCTTAA
- a CDS encoding Rpp14/Pop5 family protein produces MKLKVLPPTLRKNNRYLAVDIKADSQINKDDLVTIIWDSCIRFQGELNTSNFNLWVMKFFEMDKCSDYYHYKAIIRCQRDYVDEVRSSLALATKFGRCWISITTLGLSGTIKASTRYI; encoded by the coding sequence ATGAAGCTTAAGGTATTGCCTCCTACACTTAGAAAAAACAACCGATATTTGGCAGTCGATATTAAGGCTGATTCTCAAATTAATAAAGATGATCTGGTTACAATTATCTGGGATTCATGTATCCGCTTTCAGGGGGAGCTCAACACTTCCAATTTTAATTTATGGGTTATGAAATTTTTTGAAATGGATAAGTGCAGTGATTATTATCATTATAAAGCCATTATCAGGTGTCAAAGAGATTATGTTGATGAGGTCAGATCATCACTTGCTTTAGCTACAAAATTCGGGCGCTGCTGGATTTCTATAACTACTTTAGGGTTGTCTGGAACCATAAAAGCGTCAACAAGATACATTTAA